A region from the Corallococcus silvisoli genome encodes:
- a CDS encoding DUF6748 domain-containing protein, whose product MNARSLLLSAVLVLGPVACSKPPSPTAQPSSDESGAAAPADLKRTEVDPPAGAANEPGTAAPTPSPGDATMTANTVYIVKDNGKRCFAPPCDHYDLFSADAPDKKLQSFHEIDLSAVTGGDDAKAGELMQRAFAPGGLKLEGSLDKKLKAGPGGDATVLRATRVVG is encoded by the coding sequence ATGAACGCCCGCTCCCTGCTCCTGTCCGCCGTGCTCGTGCTGGGCCCGGTGGCGTGCAGCAAGCCGCCTTCCCCCACCGCTCAGCCGTCCAGCGACGAGTCCGGCGCGGCGGCCCCCGCCGACCTGAAGCGGACCGAAGTGGACCCGCCCGCTGGCGCCGCCAACGAGCCGGGCACGGCCGCCCCCACCCCTTCACCCGGAGACGCCACCATGACCGCCAACACCGTCTACATCGTCAAGGACAACGGAAAGCGCTGCTTCGCGCCGCCCTGCGACCACTACGACCTGTTCAGCGCGGACGCGCCGGACAAGAAGCTCCAGTCCTTCCATGAAATCGACCTGAGCGCCGTCACCGGCGGGGACGACGCGAAGGCGGGCGAGCTGATGCAGCGGGCCTTCGCCCCCGGCGGCCTCAAGCTGGAGGGCTCGCTGGACAAGAAGCTCAAGGCGGGCCCCGGTGGCGACGCCACCGTGCTGCGCGCCACCCGCGTCGTCGGCTGA
- the dnaN gene encoding DNA polymerase III subunit beta: MEFRIASDELKKALYRAQGIVERKTTMPILANVLLTANKGSITVTAFDLDIGIVSEHSADVSKPGAVTLSAKYVFDIVQNLPDAEVTLKKLANNYVDISSGSAHFKIVGMAAEEYPKLPKEENAPLVQISGNTLLEMIKKTQFAISSDETRYILNGVFFEPQASGKVRMVATDGHRLSLIEREMNGDFKLKSGVIIPRKGLMELKRLLDEAPDAECHLGFAENSALFKKPGLTMVMRLIDGQFPEYQRVIPKEGEKVVLVPKVRLLEGLKRIALLSADKSNAIRIGLEKGKLLITASNPDLGEARDALDVDYKGNDITIGFNARYLMDVLGVTDTDEVSFELGDEHSPGVLHGPGDRSFTAVVMPMRV; this comes from the coding sequence ATGGAATTCCGCATCGCCTCCGACGAGCTGAAGAAGGCCCTCTATCGCGCCCAGGGCATCGTGGAGCGCAAGACGACGATGCCCATCCTCGCCAACGTGCTCCTCACGGCGAACAAGGGCAGCATCACGGTCACGGCCTTCGACCTGGACATCGGCATCGTGTCCGAGCACTCGGCGGACGTGTCCAAGCCGGGCGCGGTCACCCTGAGCGCGAAGTACGTCTTCGACATCGTGCAGAACCTCCCGGACGCGGAGGTGACGCTCAAGAAGCTGGCGAACAACTACGTCGACATCTCCTCCGGCTCCGCGCACTTCAAGATCGTCGGCATGGCCGCCGAGGAGTACCCGAAGCTGCCCAAGGAGGAGAACGCGCCGCTGGTGCAGATCTCCGGCAACACGCTGCTGGAGATGATCAAGAAGACCCAGTTCGCCATCTCCAGCGACGAGACGCGCTACATCCTCAACGGCGTCTTCTTCGAGCCCCAGGCCAGCGGCAAGGTGCGCATGGTGGCCACGGACGGTCACCGGCTGTCGCTCATCGAGCGGGAGATGAACGGCGACTTCAAGTTGAAGAGCGGCGTCATCATCCCGCGCAAGGGCCTGATGGAGCTCAAGCGCCTGCTGGACGAGGCCCCGGACGCCGAGTGCCATCTGGGCTTCGCGGAGAACTCGGCGCTGTTCAAGAAGCCGGGCCTCACCATGGTGATGCGCCTCATCGACGGGCAGTTCCCGGAGTACCAGCGCGTCATCCCCAAGGAGGGCGAGAAGGTCGTCCTCGTGCCCAAGGTGCGCCTGCTGGAGGGCCTCAAGCGCATCGCGCTCTTGTCCGCGGACAAGAGCAACGCCATCCGCATCGGGCTGGAGAAGGGCAAGCTGCTCATCACCGCCAGCAACCCGGACCTGGGCGAGGCGCGCGACGCGCTGGACGTGGACTACAAGGGCAATGACATCACCATCGGCTTCAACGCCCGCTACCTGATGGACGTGCTGGGCGTCACCGACACGGACGAGGTCAGCTTCGAGCTGGGGGACGAGCACAGCCCGGGCGTGCTGCATGGCCCCGGCGACCGCAGCTTCACCGCCGTGGTCATGCCCATGCGCGTCTGA
- a CDS encoding ATP-binding protein: MATRPDDLRARLEDRADLLEATRLRYRALKGVLESFFWKDRLRNHFELLREVAASQPEVDATLSALKRRAEAEAWPRDAGPVRLMNEVARLREAVARAAERRLSMQEAVPATLGEVLLRLETEVLDAAPLLGGRVWAQAVELLPRNLPELRAACAAGEVFERVFKRPVAEGAPAFSEDEARELARALPLGAAALVSLWERLERYDTRGRVKDFLQRRMRRAPTRVARSGPELLLHAAFWHDVARVRVRAVLEAELAPVVPREAELPALLSWRAARTEDPALRLAARDVFTEGRAGLVEAAEALAALSRERPRGAWSEEMAWARLEQAALRARTEEGPEAEALRDALRLFVLLRGQASTPARLFSPEHAKPAGGDVARAGDLVALVQAARHAALRNGG, translated from the coding sequence GTGGCCACCCGTCCAGACGACCTGAGAGCGCGGCTGGAGGACCGGGCGGACCTCCTGGAGGCCACGCGCCTGCGCTACCGCGCGCTCAAGGGCGTGCTGGAGTCCTTCTTCTGGAAGGACCGGCTGCGCAACCACTTCGAATTGTTGCGGGAGGTGGCGGCGTCCCAGCCGGAGGTGGACGCGACGCTGAGCGCGCTGAAGCGCCGCGCGGAGGCGGAGGCCTGGCCGCGCGACGCCGGGCCCGTCCGGTTGATGAACGAGGTGGCGCGCCTGCGCGAGGCGGTGGCGCGCGCGGCGGAGCGGCGGCTGTCCATGCAGGAGGCCGTCCCGGCCACGCTGGGGGAGGTGTTGCTGCGCCTGGAGACGGAGGTGCTGGACGCGGCGCCGCTGCTGGGCGGAAGGGTCTGGGCCCAGGCGGTGGAGCTGTTGCCGCGCAACCTGCCGGAGCTGCGGGCCGCGTGCGCGGCGGGCGAGGTGTTCGAGCGGGTGTTCAAGCGGCCCGTGGCGGAAGGGGCGCCGGCCTTCTCCGAGGACGAGGCGCGGGAGCTGGCCCGGGCGCTGCCGCTGGGCGCCGCGGCGCTGGTGTCGCTGTGGGAGCGGCTGGAGCGCTATGACACGCGGGGCCGGGTGAAGGACTTCCTCCAGCGGCGCATGCGCCGCGCGCCGACGCGGGTGGCGCGCAGCGGGCCGGAGCTGCTGTTGCACGCGGCCTTCTGGCACGACGTGGCGCGGGTGCGCGTGCGCGCGGTGCTGGAGGCGGAGCTGGCGCCGGTGGTGCCTCGCGAGGCGGAGCTGCCGGCGCTCCTGTCGTGGCGGGCCGCGCGCACGGAGGACCCGGCGCTGCGCCTGGCGGCGAGGGACGTCTTCACGGAGGGCCGCGCGGGGCTGGTGGAGGCCGCGGAGGCGCTGGCGGCGCTGTCGCGCGAGAGGCCCCGGGGCGCCTGGAGCGAGGAGATGGCGTGGGCGCGGCTGGAGCAGGCGGCGCTGCGGGCCCGCACGGAGGAGGGGCCGGAGGCGGAGGCCCTGCGCGACGCCCTGCGCCTCTTCGTGTTGCTGCGCGGACAGGCGAGCACGCCCGCGCGGCTGTTCTCTCCGGAGCACGCGAAGCCGGCCGGGGGGGACGTGGCTCGGGCTGGGGACCTGGTCGCGCTGGTCCAGGCGGCGCGTCACGCGGCCCTGCGGAATGGTGGCTAA
- a CDS encoding site-2 protease family protein, protein MAEALAAESTQRCEGCGSELAPRLLTCPSCRKLVHGARLKQLAADAQAASERGAPAEALVLWREALELLPPGTGQHAQVTARVTALSQEVDARGLSVPIAEAERKRSGMPKVLAGMGAVGLTLWKFKFVLALLLGKGKLLLLGLTQASTLFSMLLALGVYWTAWGWRFALGLVACIYVHEMGHVASLRRFGMKASAPMFIPGLGAFVRLKQSPVDGREDARVGLAGPIWGSAAAVVVLVAALVTEWKALGAIAHAAAWLNLFNLLPLWSLDGGRGFRALARKQRWVAVAVLGATWFLTGENLFLLIGLAAVFQASMASAPEEGDARTLVEYSALVVGLGALGWAANHWTGATAAL, encoded by the coding sequence TTGGCTGAAGCGCTCGCGGCGGAGTCCACCCAGCGCTGCGAAGGGTGTGGTTCGGAGCTCGCGCCCCGGCTGCTCACCTGTCCTTCGTGCCGGAAGCTGGTGCATGGAGCGCGCTTGAAGCAGCTGGCGGCGGACGCGCAGGCGGCGTCGGAGCGGGGTGCGCCGGCGGAGGCGCTGGTGTTGTGGCGGGAGGCGCTGGAGCTGCTGCCGCCGGGGACGGGGCAGCACGCGCAGGTGACGGCGCGCGTGACGGCGCTGAGCCAGGAGGTGGACGCGCGGGGGCTGTCGGTGCCCATCGCGGAGGCGGAGCGCAAGCGTTCGGGCATGCCGAAGGTGCTCGCCGGCATGGGCGCGGTGGGCCTGACGCTGTGGAAGTTCAAGTTCGTGCTGGCGCTGCTCCTGGGCAAGGGGAAGCTGTTGCTGCTCGGGCTCACGCAGGCGAGCACGCTGTTCTCCATGTTGCTGGCGTTGGGCGTGTATTGGACGGCGTGGGGCTGGCGCTTCGCGCTGGGGTTGGTGGCGTGCATCTACGTGCATGAGATGGGGCACGTGGCGTCGCTGCGCCGCTTTGGCATGAAGGCGAGCGCGCCCATGTTCATCCCGGGGCTGGGGGCGTTCGTGCGCCTGAAGCAGTCGCCGGTGGATGGGCGCGAGGACGCGCGGGTGGGGTTGGCGGGGCCCATCTGGGGCAGCGCGGCGGCGGTGGTGGTGCTGGTCGCGGCGCTGGTGACGGAGTGGAAGGCGCTGGGCGCCATCGCGCACGCGGCGGCGTGGCTCAACCTGTTCAACCTGCTGCCGCTGTGGTCGTTGGATGGGGGGCGGGGCTTCAGGGCGCTGGCGCGCAAGCAGCGGTGGGTGGCGGTGGCGGTGCTGGGCGCGACGTGGTTCCTCACGGGGGAGAACCTGTTCCTGCTCATCGGGCTGGCGGCGGTGTTCCAGGCGTCCATGGCGAGCGCGCCCGAGGAGGGCGATGCGCGCACGCTGGTGGAGTACAGCGCGCTGGTCGTGGGACTGGGCGCGCTGGGCTGGGCCGCGAACCA